In Macaca nemestrina isolate mMacNem1 chromosome 9, mMacNem.hap1, whole genome shotgun sequence, a single genomic region encodes these proteins:
- the LOC105495959 gene encoding transcription initiation factor TFIID subunit 4-like codes for MGGGGGDERATAPAPLRPAYPRRRSARVRATAAAAPTSPRRGHGGRRRAGRLPPRFPVGVRFPGGGGRLLKRFRFKPGARVSAPDYGTSRRASGQLAWARPLGPARRGAAREDADGPPPPAAPALAAAPAPPRHRPFPLPWKQIGGRGEGRGGAARRGLAWPCADVGSLPGAAPLSGAGVAGDVVGSSVSGGPSPPGLCLLHSPGLDGTGPSAVCERYGFALSPRLEGSGAISAHCSLELLGSSDSPASASKVAGTTGARHHPWLSKAS; via the exons atgggcggcggcggcggcgacgaGCGGGCGACGGCCCCGGCTCCCCTTCGGCCGGCCTATCCGCGGCGGAGGAGCGCTCGGGTCCGCGCGACTGCGGCCGCCGCGCCTACCTCACCCCGCCGCGGCCATGGCGGGCGGCGCCGCGCAGGCCGCCTCCCCCCGCGCTTCCCGGTCGGTGTCCGCTTccccggcggcggcggccgccTCCTCAAGAGGTTCCGGTTCAAGCCGGGGGCACGCGTGTCAGCGCCGGACTACGGGACTAGCCGGCGAGCTAGCGGGCAGCTGGCGTGGGCGCGGCCCTTGGGCCCCGCGCGGCGCGGTGCGGCCAGGGAGGATGCTGACGGCCCTCCCCCGCCAGCGGCGCCCGCCCTCGCCGcagcccccgccccgccccgtcACCGCCCCTTCCCTCTGCCCTGGAAGCAGATCGGCGGCCGCGGGGAGGGCCGGGGCGGCGCGGCCCGGCGCGGCCTTGCGTGGCCTTGCGCGGATGTGGGATCGCTCCCGGGGGCCGCGCCTCTCTCCGGCGCTGGGGTCGCGGGAGACGTCGTCGGGAGCTCAGTTTCTGGAGGCCCTTCCCcacccggcctctgcctcctccactcCCCCGGGCTGGACGGAACGGGGCCTAGCGCGGTGTGCGAG agatacggtttcgctctgtcgcccaggctggagggcagtggcgcaatctcggctcactgcagcctcgaactcctgggctcaagcgattctcccgcctcagcttccaaagtagccgggactacaggcgcgcgccaccacccctggctaag